A stretch of Dyella sp. BiH032 DNA encodes these proteins:
- a CDS encoding efflux transporter outer membrane subunit has protein sequence MRTKLLSALLTLGLAGCVAGPDYVKPALPAAATFHEMQTQAKPSAEAAPPPLDTWWTGFGDPELVRIAGRVVAQNLDLAASAARVEQARAAARHAQAERLPQGSLDGSATRLRQSERSPLGKIASALPGYERDQTLEEIGAGASWELDLAGGLRRQAEAADAEYQAAEASHAGVRISLVAEAADAYFRVRGAQARIAIAEDQIRNEQGLLDLVKLRERHGLGTARETAQAEALLLQAQATVPPLKIELETQLNRLDVLMGAAPGTYADEIGAAAAPIAIPSIDTAEGPASLLRRRPDVIAAERRLAASNARIGAALAQYYPSFSLSALLGFSSLDTGKLFGGKSFQPAGALGLHWRLFDFGRVDAEVQAAKGVNAEAMAVYRGSMLRATEDVEDAIVSLVQLEARHGVLDKEVAAHARARAAAQDAYTGGAVSLIEVLDEDRQLLEARDNLARTRADQARSAVAVFRALGGGWNAPVADATASASAAR, from the coding sequence ATGCGCACTAAACTCCTTTCTGCTCTGCTCACCCTCGGCCTGGCCGGCTGCGTCGCCGGACCGGACTACGTGAAGCCCGCGCTGCCGGCCGCCGCGACGTTCCACGAAATGCAGACGCAGGCGAAGCCCTCGGCCGAGGCCGCGCCGCCGCCGCTGGACACGTGGTGGACCGGCTTCGGCGATCCGGAGCTGGTGCGCATCGCCGGGCGCGTCGTGGCGCAGAACCTGGACCTGGCCGCGTCCGCCGCACGCGTGGAACAAGCCCGCGCCGCCGCGCGCCATGCGCAGGCCGAGCGCCTGCCGCAGGGTTCGCTCGACGGCAGCGCCACGCGTCTTCGCCAGTCCGAACGCAGTCCGCTCGGCAAGATCGCCAGCGCCTTGCCCGGCTACGAGCGCGACCAGACGCTGGAGGAAATCGGCGCGGGCGCGAGCTGGGAACTGGACCTGGCCGGTGGCCTGCGCCGCCAGGCGGAAGCGGCGGATGCGGAGTACCAGGCGGCCGAAGCCAGCCACGCCGGCGTGCGCATCTCGCTGGTGGCCGAAGCGGCCGATGCCTACTTTCGCGTGCGCGGCGCGCAGGCCCGCATTGCGATTGCCGAAGACCAGATCCGCAATGAGCAAGGGCTGCTCGACCTGGTGAAGCTGCGCGAACGCCATGGCCTGGGCACGGCGCGCGAAACCGCGCAGGCCGAGGCGCTGCTGCTGCAGGCACAGGCCACGGTGCCGCCATTGAAGATCGAACTGGAGACGCAGCTGAACCGGCTCGACGTGCTGATGGGCGCCGCGCCCGGCACCTATGCGGACGAGATCGGCGCGGCCGCTGCACCGATCGCCATTCCGTCCATCGACACTGCCGAAGGCCCGGCCTCGCTGCTGCGTCGCCGCCCGGACGTGATCGCCGCCGAGCGCCGCCTGGCCGCCAGCAACGCGCGCATCGGCGCGGCCCTCGCGCAGTACTACCCGTCGTTCTCGCTGTCGGCGCTGCTGGGTTTCAGCTCGCTGGACACGGGTAAGCTGTTCGGCGGCAAGTCGTTCCAGCCTGCCGGCGCGCTGGGCCTGCACTGGCGGTTGTTCGATTTCGGCCGCGTCGATGCGGAAGTGCAGGCCGCCAAAGGCGTCAACGCGGAAGCGATGGCCGTCTATCGCGGCTCGATGCTGCGCGCGACCGAGGACGTCGAGGACGCCATCGTCAGCCTGGTGCAGCTCGAAGCCCGCCATGGCGTGCTGGACAAGGAAGTCGCCGCGCACGCCCGCGCCCGTGCCGCCGCGCAGGACGCCTATACCGGCGGCGCGGTCAGTCTGATCGAAGTACTGGACGAAGACCGCCAGCTGCTGGAAGCGCGCGACAACCTCGCGCGCACACGCGCGGACCAGGCACGTTCGGCGGTGGCGGTGTTCCGGGCCCTGGGCGGCGGCTGGAACGCGCCCGTCGCCGACGCGACGGCATCGGCATCCGCGGCGCGCTGA
- a CDS encoding LysE family translocator, whose protein sequence is MFDASTLGTFIAVVIGLFLIPGPAVLLVVSRTVQGGRNVGVMTGLGIAAGDFLHTLFAAVGLSAVLMTSALAFSAVKYVGAAYLIYLGIRAVMEKPAMDQPAAAALPAATPIAPGKAFLQAIPAELLNPKTALFFLAFMPQFVHPERGSTFAQFAVLGLIFVALSSLYSTLLALSIRPLGRLIGRLAWLKRWQGKIVGTIFIALGLKVAAQQR, encoded by the coding sequence ATGTTCGATGCATCCACGCTGGGCACCTTCATCGCCGTCGTGATCGGCCTGTTCCTCATTCCCGGACCGGCCGTGCTGCTGGTGGTCAGCCGCACCGTGCAGGGCGGCAGGAACGTCGGCGTGATGACCGGCCTGGGCATCGCGGCCGGCGACTTCCTGCACACGCTGTTCGCGGCGGTCGGGCTGTCCGCGGTGCTGATGACCTCCGCCCTCGCCTTCAGCGCCGTGAAGTACGTGGGTGCGGCCTACCTCATCTATCTCGGCATCCGCGCCGTGATGGAAAAGCCCGCAATGGACCAGCCCGCGGCCGCCGCCCTGCCCGCCGCGACGCCCATCGCGCCGGGCAAGGCCTTCCTGCAGGCGATTCCCGCCGAGCTGCTGAACCCGAAGACGGCGTTGTTCTTCCTCGCCTTCATGCCGCAGTTCGTGCATCCGGAACGCGGCTCCACCTTCGCGCAGTTCGCTGTGCTCGGCCTGATCTTCGTTGCGCTCAGCTCGCTCTATTCGACGCTGCTGGCGCTATCGATCCGGCCTCTGGGCCGGCTGATCGGACGCCTGGCCTGGCTGAAGCGCTGGCAGGGGAAGATCGTCGGGACCATCTTCATCGCCTTGGGTCTGAAGGTCGCCGCGCAACAGCGCTGA
- a CDS encoding GlxA family transcriptional regulator produces MQRIGFVVFPGFQVMTLAAASVFEFANLALQRANYEVHVLSEHGGPVISSLGATIATEAIGTEAFDTLLVGGGPGMPPSMPSLVEIIRAAPRTTRRVASICTGAFLLAEAGLLDGRRVTTHWHFARQLRQWYPEVKVEDDRIFIIDGDIWTSAGMTAGVDLALAMVEKDLGAEVARKVAQKLVVYHRRAGGQSQFSALLELEPKSDRIQNALTYAKSHLRSALSVEELAEAANLSPRQFSRAFTAETGQSPAKAVEHLRVEAARLMMEQTRHPIEVIAREVGFADRERMRRAFLRAFGQSPQAMRRMAGQDTAELDGETPQAA; encoded by the coding sequence ATGCAGCGCATCGGTTTCGTGGTCTTTCCCGGTTTCCAGGTCATGACGCTCGCCGCGGCGTCGGTCTTCGAATTTGCCAACCTCGCCCTGCAGCGGGCCAACTACGAAGTGCACGTGCTCTCCGAGCACGGCGGCCCGGTCATCAGTTCGCTCGGCGCCACCATCGCCACCGAGGCGATCGGCACGGAGGCGTTCGACACGCTGCTGGTCGGCGGCGGCCCGGGCATGCCGCCGTCCATGCCTTCGCTGGTCGAGATCATCCGCGCCGCACCGCGCACCACGCGGCGCGTGGCCTCCATCTGCACCGGCGCCTTCCTGCTCGCCGAAGCCGGCCTGCTCGACGGCCGCCGCGTCACCACGCACTGGCATTTCGCGCGCCAGCTCCGGCAGTGGTATCCGGAAGTGAAAGTGGAAGATGACCGCATCTTCATCATCGACGGAGACATCTGGACGTCCGCCGGCATGACCGCCGGCGTCGACCTCGCGCTGGCTATGGTCGAGAAGGACCTCGGCGCCGAAGTGGCGCGCAAGGTCGCGCAGAAGCTGGTGGTCTACCACCGCCGCGCGGGCGGCCAGTCGCAGTTCTCGGCGCTGCTGGAACTGGAACCGAAGTCCGACCGCATCCAGAACGCCCTCACCTACGCCAAGAGCCACCTGCGCTCCGCGCTCAGCGTGGAGGAGCTGGCCGAGGCGGCGAACCTAAGCCCCCGGCAATTCAGCCGCGCGTTCACCGCGGAAACCGGCCAGTCGCCGGCGAAAGCGGTGGAACATCTGCGCGTGGAAGCGGCGCGCCTGATGATGGAACAGACGCGCCACCCGATCGAAGTGATCGCCCGCGAGGTAGGTTTCGCCGATCGCGAGCGCATGCGGCGTGCGTTCCTTCGCGCGTTCGGGCAATCGCCGCAGGCGATGCGGCGGATGGCCGGCCAGGATACGGCCGAACTGGACGGCGAGACCCCGCAGGCGGCTTGA
- a CDS encoding HlyD family secretion protein — translation MSDQPGPGPARRPRLRALKPLAGAIAVAGLAFYGLHWWSSGRYVESTDDAYVGGDTTVIGAKVPGFIQAVAVADNQLVRRGELLVKIDDRDYRAALAKADAAVAAQQAALGNLDAQQRLQESVIAQARAALAGADAEARRSKLDDARYRELAGHAAVSIESAQRAEATFATAAAGAQRAGAAVQAAQRQLEVIDTQRHQVEAALAQARAEAELARLNLSYTELRAPVDGAIGNRRARAGAYAAAGSQMLAVVPAHGLWVDANFKEDQLRRMRVGQTVDVRADAVPDRVFKGRLASLAPATGAQFSVLPPENATGNFTKIVQRVPVRIALEGGDGDLGVLRPGLSVTATVDTKAP, via the coding sequence ATGTCCGACCAACCCGGACCGGGCCCCGCCCGGCGGCCCCGCCTGCGCGCGCTCAAACCCCTGGCCGGCGCGATCGCCGTGGCCGGCCTGGCTTTCTACGGCCTGCACTGGTGGTCGTCGGGCCGCTATGTCGAGAGCACCGACGATGCCTACGTCGGCGGCGACACCACCGTCATCGGCGCAAAGGTGCCGGGCTTCATCCAGGCGGTGGCCGTCGCCGACAACCAGCTCGTCCGCCGCGGCGAACTGCTGGTGAAGATCGACGACCGCGACTATCGCGCCGCGCTGGCGAAGGCCGACGCCGCGGTGGCGGCGCAGCAGGCCGCGCTCGGCAATCTCGACGCGCAGCAGCGGTTGCAGGAAAGCGTGATCGCGCAAGCCCGCGCGGCGCTCGCCGGAGCCGATGCGGAAGCCAGGCGTTCGAAGCTGGACGACGCGCGCTACCGCGAACTGGCCGGACATGCGGCGGTATCGATCGAAAGCGCGCAGCGCGCGGAAGCCACCTTCGCCACCGCGGCAGCCGGCGCGCAGCGTGCCGGTGCGGCGGTGCAGGCGGCGCAGCGCCAGCTGGAAGTGATCGATACGCAGCGGCACCAGGTCGAGGCGGCGCTGGCGCAGGCCAGGGCCGAAGCGGAACTGGCCCGGTTGAACCTGTCGTACACCGAACTGCGCGCGCCGGTCGACGGCGCCATCGGCAACCGCCGCGCGCGCGCCGGCGCCTACGCCGCCGCGGGCAGCCAGATGCTGGCGGTGGTACCGGCACATGGCCTGTGGGTCGATGCCAACTTCAAGGAGGACCAGCTGCGCCGCATGCGCGTGGGCCAGACGGTGGATGTGCGCGCCGACGCAGTGCCGGACCGCGTCTTCAAGGGACGCCTGGCCAGCCTCGCGCCCGCGACCGGCGCGCAGTTCAGCGTGCTGCCGCCGGAAAACGCCACCGGCAACTTCACCAAGATCGTCCAGCGCGTGCCGGTGCGCATCGCGCTGGAAGGCGGCGACGGCGACCTCGGCGTGCTGCGCCCGGGCCTATCGGTCACCGCCACCGTCGATACCAAGGCGCCATGA
- a CDS encoding DHA2 family efflux MFS transporter permease subunit translates to MSPVAHLTPGQKVFAFASMCLGMFIALLDIQIVSASLRDIGGGLSAGVDDVAWVQTAYLIAEIVVIPLSGWLTRVFSTRWLFAVSAAGFTVTSLLCGAAWDIQSMIVFRAAQGFIGGSMIPTVFTTAFVFFEGKQRVIAAATIGAIASLAPTLGPTLGGWITDHYSWHWLFFINLVPGTFVAIAVPALVKIDEADLSLLKKGDWAGIALIAIFLGCLEYTLEEGPRWNWLEDSTIRATAWTSLVAGTLFVWRGLTAEHPVVDLRALKDRNFALGCFFSFVTGIGLFGTIYLTPLFLGRVEGYSAFQIGKAVFSTGVFQIMSIPLYAMLANRFDLRWILMFGLALFAVSMVEFMPITHDWSSTELLLPQALRGMGQQMAVAPTVTLTLGGLPPARLRLASGLFNLMRNLGGAMGIAGCATILNDRTNLHFFRMAEHLTPANEAMNGRWSDLSGNTDASLVALKQLWLLTFREAQTLTYADAFFCILLCFVLATAMVPLMRKVQPPTGPSADAH, encoded by the coding sequence ATGAGCCCCGTCGCCCACCTCACGCCCGGGCAGAAGGTATTCGCCTTCGCCAGCATGTGCCTGGGTATGTTCATCGCGCTGCTGGACATCCAGATCGTGTCCGCCTCGCTGCGCGACATCGGCGGCGGCCTGTCGGCGGGCGTGGACGACGTCGCCTGGGTGCAGACCGCGTACCTGATCGCCGAGATCGTGGTGATCCCGCTGTCCGGCTGGCTGACGCGCGTGTTTTCCACGCGCTGGCTGTTCGCCGTGTCGGCCGCCGGCTTCACCGTGACCAGCCTGCTGTGCGGCGCAGCGTGGGACATCCAGAGCATGATCGTGTTCCGCGCGGCACAGGGTTTCATCGGCGGCTCGATGATCCCGACGGTGTTCACCACCGCCTTCGTGTTCTTCGAGGGCAAGCAGCGCGTGATCGCCGCGGCGACCATCGGCGCGATCGCCTCGCTGGCACCGACGCTGGGACCCACCCTGGGCGGCTGGATCACCGACCACTATTCCTGGCACTGGCTGTTCTTCATCAACCTCGTGCCCGGCACCTTCGTCGCCATCGCCGTGCCGGCGCTGGTGAAGATCGACGAGGCGGACCTGTCGCTGCTGAAGAAAGGCGACTGGGCGGGCATCGCACTGATCGCCATCTTTCTCGGCTGCCTGGAATACACGCTGGAGGAAGGCCCGCGCTGGAACTGGCTGGAAGACTCGACCATCCGCGCCACGGCATGGACCAGTCTGGTGGCCGGCACGCTGTTCGTGTGGCGCGGGCTCACCGCGGAACATCCGGTCGTGGATCTGCGCGCCTTGAAAGACCGCAACTTCGCGCTCGGTTGCTTCTTTTCCTTCGTCACCGGCATCGGCCTGTTCGGCACCATCTACCTCACGCCGCTGTTCCTCGGCCGGGTGGAAGGCTACAGCGCGTTCCAGATCGGCAAGGCGGTGTTCTCCACCGGCGTGTTCCAGATCATGAGCATTCCGCTGTACGCCATGCTCGCCAACCGCTTCGACCTGCGCTGGATCCTGATGTTCGGCCTCGCGCTGTTCGCGGTGTCGATGGTCGAGTTCATGCCGATCACGCACGACTGGAGTTCGACCGAGCTGCTGCTGCCGCAGGCGCTGCGCGGCATGGGCCAGCAGATGGCGGTCGCGCCCACGGTCACGCTCACCCTGGGCGGCCTGCCGCCGGCGCGGCTGCGGCTGGCCTCGGGGCTGTTCAACCTGATGCGCAATCTCGGCGGCGCGATGGGCATCGCCGGTTGCGCGACGATCCTCAACGACCGCACCAACCTGCATTTCTTCCGCATGGCCGAGCACCTGACGCCGGCCAACGAAGCGATGAACGGTCGCTGGAGCGACCTGAGCGGGAACACCGACGCCTCGCTCGTCGCCCTCAAGCAGCTGTGGCTGCTGACGTTCCGCGAGGCGCAGACGCTCACCTACGCCGATGCCTTCTTCTGCATTCTGCTGTGCTTCGTGCTCGCGACGGCCATGGTGCCGCTGATGCGCAAGGTGCAGCCTCCCACCGGACCCTCCGCCGATGCGCACTAA